ACCCCAAGAATGACGATCCCGTCAGGCTTAATCCCATCTTCCGCCTGCATCCTCTCCAAACAATCAATTGCTTTCCTAGCATATCCATGTGCCGCAAATCCTCCAATCATTGATGCCCAGGAAAACTTATTTCTTTTAGGGATGCTCTCGAAAATTTCCACAGCCATGTCAATGCACCCACACTTGGCGTACATGTCAACGAGTTGAGTTCCAATGAAAGTATCAGATCCCATCAAATTCCTCCTCCTAATATACTCATGAATCCATTTGCCCTGTTCTAAAGCCCCTAATTTTGCACAAGCAGTGAGCCCAGTGGTCAGACAAAACTCATCAGGCTCGACTCCGCGCAACAGCATTCCGCGAAATACATCCAAGGCCTCCGAAGCCATTCCACATTTAACATAACCACTAATGAGCACGTTACACTGAACAACATCTGAGTCAGTAATTTCACCAAACAGCTGGCGAGCATCAACCAACGATTTAGACTCCACATAAAAGCGGATCAACGCCGTCTGCACATGCGGATTTGCGGATGCCAGGCCATTTTTCATTACCCAACAGTGCAATTGCTTTCCCTCGGAAGTGAAAAAACCGTTAGAACAAGCGATTAGAACGAAGGGGAACGTGTAGCCATCGGGAGGTAGAAGACTGCGTGACATGAGATTGAAGTACTGAAGGGCCAAGTGGGGTTGAGGAGAAGTAGAATAGGCCTTAATTAGAGTGTTGTAAAGATAGCAGCTGGGGCTAGGGAGTTGGGTGAAGAGGAGGGAGGCGTAGGAGAGGTCACCGCAGTCGGAGAGCGCACAAAAGTCGAGGAGCTTGCTGACGGCATAATTGTTGCGGTGGAGGCCGTGGGTGATGAAGATGCTGTGAATGGCTTTGAGTTCCTGCATGCTGGCACATCGTCGAATGATGGACATGCACCATTTCCAGGCTCGAATGCTGCGCTGGGTACTGGTGGTATAAATTGTTCTGCAGTGGCGATGTGCGTTTATCAGATGGTTCATCCGATTTCGAATACAGAAAGTTGTGGAGTATCATTAACAAGGCCGGATTGGAAGGCTgattcttcttttttctcttttttcagaAATCTCTGATGAGCTGGGATGAGTTGGGTTTCTTAGGTGGCCAAAACCGTCATCTTGTTTCGAAGCGTCGTTCATGCTCGACTCCCAGCCAATTATTAGTAATTAAATGGCTGGTtccatattaagataatttagATTCCGTCCTCAAAGAGGGAAGGAAGAACAAAAACCAggcaaaaaagatggaaaatttTCCACTGGATTGAAAAGCAGCATTCCACACGGTTTAGAACATCAATCAAACTGCGGTTGTGGTCCAGAAATTCGGATGTTTTtgcattcttttttctttctcaacCAATTTGATGGAGAATAAGTGCGTGCTGCTAGTTCATAATTTACATAAATCAACTCTCATTCCTCCTATGAGATGCTTAAACATGTCCTTCCAACCAGAAGCTAGTAGTTAAAATCGTTAACCATCAAAAGTAAATCTTGGTGTTCAAAAAATCTTAGTTCCTGAAAACTCCAGCTAGCAGTCCCAAAGATAAGGTGTCACCGGGCTCCTGCTACAACTTCAGCTTTAAATGAATATTCCTCCGTCTTTCTCTGAGATCATGCTT
This portion of the Coffea eugenioides isolate CCC68of chromosome 11, Ceug_1.0, whole genome shotgun sequence genome encodes:
- the LOC113751138 gene encoding putative pentatricopeptide repeat-containing protein At3g28640, producing the protein MNHLINAHRHCRTIYTTSTQRSIRAWKWCMSIIRRCASMQELKAIHSIFITHGLHRNNYAVSKLLDFCALSDCGDLSYASLLFTQLPSPSCYLYNTLIKAYSTSPQPHLALQYFNLMSRSLLPPDGYTFPFVLIACSNGFFTSEGKQLHCWVMKNGLASANPHVQTALIRFYVESKSLVDARQLFGEITDSDVVQCNVLISGYVKCGMASEALDVFRGMLLRGVEPDEFCLTTGLTACAKLGALEQGKWIHEYIRRRNLMGSDTFIGTQLVDMYAKCGCIDMAVEIFESIPKRNKFSWASMIGGFAAHGYARKAIDCLERMQAEDGIKPDGIVILGVLAACTHAGLPREGQFLLNNMETLFGVPPEHEHYSCIVDLLCRAGQLCEALELIRSMPMKALASVWGAFLSGCRMNNNVILAELAVEELLQLEGGNEAEESSAYVQLSNIYLAAQKCEDARRFRRMIGDRGLKKAPGCSAIEIDGEVNEFVSGDVSHHCLANICAILDLVSTDLSIGRSWQMEDLAYMQ